One segment of Anopheles stephensi strain Indian chromosome 3, UCI_ANSTEP_V1.0, whole genome shotgun sequence DNA contains the following:
- the LOC118510802 gene encoding uncharacterized protein LOC118510802 isoform X2, which yields MQPEWSVRIAQSVTLATVLVLLAVHHSGAVFPSVLRACPRNSTDLNQCIIDVVNELRPRLATGDFGENFTIPSLEPIKIDRLKIERGENFKANFTNFRISGATHEKTGFIVKKLKTDIDNRQINATLLLPKLQVNSKYSLKMSILVLQINGDGDLQVNLTDTKVSLKLTFYTEMIDGEEYFRFNPINLRVKFGKARFYLKNLFNGDPTLEMIGNQAINENPDVLLDEVKSGIEENLAKLFTKIAGEVVKDALFEEVFPWS from the exons ATGCAGCCCGAGTGGAGTGTTCGAATCGCCCAATCGGTGACCCTAGCCACCGTGCTCGTCCTGCTGGCAGTCCATCACAGTGGTGCCGTTTTTC CTTCCGTACTGCGTGCCTGTCCCCGCAACTCGACCGACCTAAACCAATGCATCATCGACGTGGTGAACGAACTGCGGCCCCGACTGGCGACCGGTGATTTCGGTGAAAACTTCACCATCCCCTCCCTGGAACCGATCAAGATCGATCGGCTGAAGATCGAGCGGGGCGAGAACTTTAAGGCCAACTTTACGAACTTCCGGATCAGCGGTGCAACGCACGAGAAGACGGGATTCATCGTGAAGAAGTTGAA aaccGATATCGACAATCGTCAGATTAATGCCACCTTGCTGCTGCCGAAGCTCCAGGTCAACTCGAAGTACTCGCTCAAGATGAGCATTCTCGTGCTGCAAATTAATGGCGACGGTGATCTGCAGGTGAATCTGA CTGACACCAAGGTAAGCCTGAAGCTAACGTTCTACACCGAAATGATCGACGGGGAGGAGTACTTCCGCTTCAATCCGATCAATCTGCGCGTCAAGTTCGGTAAGGCACGCTTCTACCTGAAGAACCTGTTCAACGGTGATCCCACGCTGGAGATGATCGGTAACCAAGCGATCAACGAGAATCCCGACGTACTGCTGGACGAGGTAAAGAGTGGCATCGAGGAGAATTTGGCCAAACTGTTCACCAAGATTGCCGGTGAGGTGGTAAAGGATGCACTGTTTGAGGAAGTGTTTCCCTGGAgctag
- the LOC118510804 gene encoding circadian clock-controlled protein daywake-like — protein MLQSTKMVAIATVTIVIVLHIAGSNAAVPSSIKVCSRNDPDLNRCVTESVNDLRPRLASGKISDEFRIPPLEPLALSTVNMDRGAEFKATFSELLVSGPSKFKIDNLKVNIEKLIFDFNIFLPKLSFKGKYDLKIKLLLLNIAGVGDLTGIIENNHARVKLLCEKYTKDGQEYMRVKKLLVRIQIEKGRFDMKDLFRGDPVLSQAGNQFINENSRLFLDELTPGLERSLSDTFKATANEIMQQATFDEIFPA, from the exons ATGCTGCAATCGACGAAAATGGTGGCGATCGCCACCGTAACAATCGTGATCGTGCTGCACATCGCGGGAAGTAACGCCGCTGTCC CGTCCTCCATCAAAGTATGCTCGAGAAACGATCCCGACCTGAACCGTTGTGTCACCGAGTCCGTCAACGATCTGCGGCCGCGGCTGGCGTCGGGCAAAATTTCCGACGAGTTCCGAATCCCGCCACTGGAACCGCTCGCCCTGTCCACCGTCAACATGGACCGTGGGGCAGAGTTTAAGGCCACCTTCAGTGAACTGCTCGTGTCTGGGCCGAGCAAGTTCAAGATCGACAACTTGAA GGTGAACATCGAAAAGCTGATCTTCGACTTTAACATCTTCCTGCCGAAGCTGTCCTTCAAGGGAAAGTATGACCTGAAGATCAAGCTGCTACTGCTGAACATTGCCGGCGTTGGCGATCTTACTGGTATTATCG AAAACAATCACGCCCGCGTGAAGCTCCTCTGCGAGAAGTACACCAAGGACGGCCAGGAGTATATGCGCGTGAAGAAGCTGCTGGTGCGCATCCAGATCGAGAAGGGCCGGTTCGACATGAAGGACCTGTTCCGTGGCGATCCCGTCCTCAGCCAAGCCGGCAACCAGTTCATCAACGAGAACTCGCGCCTCTTCCTGGACGAGCTGACGCCCGGGCTGGAGCGCAGCCTGTCGGACACGTTCAAGGCCACCGCCAACGAGATCATGCAGCAGGCCACCTTCGACGAGATCTTCCCGGCGTAA
- the LOC118510802 gene encoding uncharacterized protein LOC118510802 isoform X1, whose protein sequence is MRAATVSKATTTVVDRLLMVVHILVIVGAMIGLVGAGLPSVLRACPRNSTDLNQCIIDVVNELRPRLATGDFGENFTIPSLEPIKIDRLKIERGENFKANFTNFRISGATHEKTGFIVKKLKTDIDNRQINATLLLPKLQVNSKYSLKMSILVLQINGDGDLQVNLTDTKVSLKLTFYTEMIDGEEYFRFNPINLRVKFGKARFYLKNLFNGDPTLEMIGNQAINENPDVLLDEVKSGIEENLAKLFTKIAGEVVKDALFEEVFPWS, encoded by the exons ATGAGAGCGGCGACAGTGAGCAAGGCCACCACGACGGTGGTGGATcggctgctgatggtggtccACATTCTGGTCATTGTCGGGGCCATGATCGGGCTGGTCGGTGCCGGTTTGC CTTCCGTACTGCGTGCCTGTCCCCGCAACTCGACCGACCTAAACCAATGCATCATCGACGTGGTGAACGAACTGCGGCCCCGACTGGCGACCGGTGATTTCGGTGAAAACTTCACCATCCCCTCCCTGGAACCGATCAAGATCGATCGGCTGAAGATCGAGCGGGGCGAGAACTTTAAGGCCAACTTTACGAACTTCCGGATCAGCGGTGCAACGCACGAGAAGACGGGATTCATCGTGAAGAAGTTGAA aaccGATATCGACAATCGTCAGATTAATGCCACCTTGCTGCTGCCGAAGCTCCAGGTCAACTCGAAGTACTCGCTCAAGATGAGCATTCTCGTGCTGCAAATTAATGGCGACGGTGATCTGCAGGTGAATCTGA CTGACACCAAGGTAAGCCTGAAGCTAACGTTCTACACCGAAATGATCGACGGGGAGGAGTACTTCCGCTTCAATCCGATCAATCTGCGCGTCAAGTTCGGTAAGGCACGCTTCTACCTGAAGAACCTGTTCAACGGTGATCCCACGCTGGAGATGATCGGTAACCAAGCGATCAACGAGAATCCCGACGTACTGCTGGACGAGGTAAAGAGTGGCATCGAGGAGAATTTGGCCAAACTGTTCACCAAGATTGCCGGTGAGGTGGTAAAGGATGCACTGTTTGAGGAAGTGTTTCCCTGGAgctag
- the LOC118510808 gene encoding uncharacterized protein LOC118510808, producing the protein MVSAVEHICTLLLLLVASVSLRLDSVGGAPMRAGAGEGGGGAEGCPRSGTEVRECVSTSIQQFVNYMSSGKISPKHTITPFDPLYLPNMTIFQERQVRAVYVNRYLVGLKNAFVQDVRMDIDKLEFNVTTLLPALEMLGLFSTETFQDHQVTENSILTFSIRNTIVDFVAKGTLYSMTDASGTSSNKHLRLQFGINQMSIGSYVLSEHLDSVRHLGPDRGRSVAPAKFMRLIEKDLRMQLAKRLQYIANEALALTPFVKLFPV; encoded by the exons ATGGTATCGGCGGTCGAGCATATCTGcacactgttgctgctgctggtggcatcCGTTTCCCTCCGGCTGGATAGCGTCGGTGGTGCACCAATGA GAGCCGGAGCTGGTGAGGGAGGTGGAGGTGCGGAAGGGTGTCCACGGAGCGGGACGGAGGTGCGGGAGTGTGTCAGCACATCGATCCAGCAGTTTGTCAACTACATGTCCAGTGGAAAGATCTCGCCGAAGCACACGATCACACCGTTCGATCCGTTGTATCTGCCCAACATGACCATCTTCCAGGAACGGCAGGTTAGGGCCGTGTACGTGAACCGATATCTAGTCGGGCTGAAGAACGCATTCGTCCAAGATGTGAG AATGGATATAGATAAGCTAGAATTTAACGTGACGACCCTGCTGCCGGCCCTGGAGATGTTGGGTCTCTTCTCCACGGAAACCTTCCAAGATCATCAAGTGACGGAGAACTCTATTCTAACCTTCTCCATTC GTAACACAATAGTAGACTTCGTGGCCAAAGGCACACTGTACAGCATGACGGATGCGAGCGGCACGTCCAGCAACAAGCATCTGCGGCTCCAGTTCGGCATCAACCAGATGTCGATCGGCAGCTACGTGCTGAGCGAACATCTAGACAGCGTACGTCACCTCGGCCCGGACCGGGGCAGATCGGTTGCACCCGCCAAATTTATGCGCCTGATCGAGAAGGACCTTCGGATGCAGTTGGCGAAACGATTACAGTACATCGCGAACGAGGCGCTAGCGTTGACACCGTTCGTCAAACTCTTCCCCGTCTGA
- the LOC118510809 gene encoding uncharacterized protein LOC118510809, translating into MEDRWVLPVTFLLIVTVGVPVSVEGFTRIGYEATGCPRNSPTLNKCMERAIQYYISYMYSGTINDRTTVPSLDPLTLPDAILIENDDVVSRFSNRQTTGFRNMYITDVRSDITRLEFYFKFHISAIDTRGSYHAEIRFPTPSKVAEWSQMTYSIRNSSIQMQLKGYTYESDDRVYLKVNVTDWSQQIGDHTVGFRWFTMSGNYSQFSERFEEIRGRDILPVVERDLMHSLQDRFQRLLNEILRLAPFERFFPTVY; encoded by the exons ATGGAAGATCGTTGGGTCCTCCCGGTAACATTTCTGCTGATCGTGACGGTTGGAGTTCCGGTGTCTGTCGAAGGCTTCACGC GCATTGGATACGAAGCGACCGGATGTCCCCGCAACAGTCCCACACTGAACAAATGCATGGAGCGTGCGATCCAGTACTACATCAGCTACATGTACAGCGGGACGATCAACGATCGGACGACGGTACCGTCGCTGGATCCGCTCACCCTGCCCGACGCGATACTGATCGAAAACGATGATGTGGTGTCTAGGTTTAGCAACCGGCAGACGACCGGCTTCCGGAACATGTACATCACTGACGTAAG atCTGACATAACGCGGCTGGAGTTCTACTTTAAGTTTCACATCTCCGCCATCGACACGCGAGGTTCGTACCATGCGGAGATACGCTTCCCGACGCCCTCTAAAGTTGCCGAATGGTCCCAGATGACCTACTCCATAC GAAACTCTTCAATCCAGATGCAACTGAAAGGCTACACGTACGAAAGTGATGATCGAGTGTATCTGAAAGTGAATGTGACCGATTGGAGCCAGCAGATCGGTGATCATACGGTCGGCTTTCGGTGGTTCACGATGAGCGGCAACTACAGCCAGTTTAGCGAGCGGTTCGAGGAGATACGGGGCCGCGACATACTGCCGGTGGTGGAGCGCGATCTGATGCACAGTCTGCAGGATCGGTTTCAGCGTTTGCTGAACGAGATCCTGCGGTTGGCACCGTTCGAACGGTTCTTCCCTACCGTGTACTAG